One Streptomyces sp. NBC_00554 DNA segment encodes these proteins:
- a CDS encoding flavin reductase family protein yields the protein MGHAGMAATAVRYLRSVGASTVAEPVEALPRPELRAVGDDERAPVDQAEFRRVLGNFATGVTVVTAPATGAGKDPGSETSPAGFACQSFSSLSLDPPLVCFMVGRTSSTWPRIARAGVFCVNVLGAHQGELCRGFAVRGGDKFAGVVYDATPVTGSPRLADATAWIDCTIHAVHTGGDHLIVVGRVEALGTGDDEADPLLFHRGRFI from the coding sequence ATGGGACACGCAGGGATGGCGGCCACCGCCGTCCGATACCTCAGGTCGGTCGGGGCATCCACGGTCGCGGAGCCGGTCGAAGCGCTGCCGCGCCCGGAGCTGCGGGCGGTCGGCGACGACGAACGGGCACCTGTCGATCAGGCCGAATTCCGCCGCGTACTGGGGAACTTCGCGACCGGGGTGACCGTCGTGACGGCACCGGCCACCGGCGCCGGCAAAGACCCGGGCTCAGAGACGAGCCCCGCCGGCTTCGCCTGCCAGTCCTTCTCCTCCCTCTCGCTCGACCCTCCGCTGGTCTGCTTCATGGTCGGCCGTACGTCCTCGACCTGGCCGCGGATCGCTCGCGCGGGCGTCTTCTGCGTCAACGTACTGGGGGCGCACCAGGGCGAGCTGTGCCGTGGCTTCGCGGTGCGCGGCGGGGACAAGTTCGCCGGGGTCGTGTACGACGCGACGCCCGTCACCGGCTCCCCCCGCCTCGCGGACGCCACGGCCTGGATCGACTGCACGATCCACGCGGTGCACACGGGCGGGGACCACCTGATCGTGGTGGGGCGGGTGGAGGCGCTCGGCACGGGCGACGACGAGGCGGACCCGCTGCTGTTCCACAGGGGCAGGTTCATCTGA
- a CDS encoding cupin domain-containing protein — translation MSLPFHDDQDPNYLKSGALYVPAGEGPSKWFSGDTYTIKASSETTNGSLGLVEATVPPGNGPVAHVHTKTDEAFYVLNGEVEILDGERTFTAGTGDFVFVPRGTRHRFKNTGVHAARILFMFTPPGEERVFMYGDEAQPGQSPIRWTLERFATPEILKFNEESGVVILPEAD, via the coding sequence ATGAGTCTGCCGTTTCATGACGACCAGGATCCGAATTATCTGAAGAGTGGAGCTCTGTACGTCCCCGCGGGAGAGGGGCCGAGTAAATGGTTCTCCGGGGATACGTACACGATCAAGGCGTCAAGTGAGACCACGAATGGTTCACTCGGACTCGTGGAAGCCACGGTTCCCCCGGGCAATGGACCGGTCGCTCATGTCCACACCAAGACTGACGAGGCGTTCTACGTCCTCAACGGAGAAGTGGAGATCCTGGACGGTGAACGAACGTTTACGGCCGGCACGGGCGACTTCGTTTTCGTCCCGCGAGGAACGCGGCATCGGTTCAAGAATACCGGCGTGCACGCTGCCAGGATTTTGTTTATGTTCACTCCGCCCGGCGAGGAACGCGTATTCATGTACGGCGACGAAGCACAGCCCGGTCAGTCACCGATCCGCTGGACGCTGGAGCGTTTCGCCACTCCGGAGATTCTGAAGTTCAACGAGGAATCCGGTGTCGTTATTCTCCCTGAAGCCGACTGA
- a CDS encoding Zn-dependent alcohol dehydrogenase — MRGVIFDGKQTQVVDDLEVRDPGPGEVQVAISAAGLCHSDLSVVDGTIPFPVPVVLGHEGAGIVQAVGVGVTHVQPGDHVSLSTLANCGTCAECDRGRPTMCRKAIGMPQQPFTRGGRPLYQFAANSAFAERTLVKAVQAVRIPEDIPLPSAALIGCGVLTGVGAVLNRARVDRGDTVLVIGTGGIGLNVIQGARIAGALKIVAVDSNPAKEQVARQFGATHFLTSTDTVKDILPTGANHAFECVGRVELIRQAIDLLDRHGQAVLLGVPPSTAEASFLVSSMYLDKSILGCRYGSSRPQRDIALYAELYREGRLLLDELVTETYPVEDFEKAVADAQGGRVARAVLTF; from the coding sequence ATGCGGGGCGTGATCTTCGACGGTAAGCAGACCCAGGTCGTGGACGATCTGGAGGTACGGGATCCAGGGCCCGGCGAGGTGCAGGTCGCGATCTCCGCGGCCGGGCTGTGCCACAGCGACCTGTCCGTGGTGGACGGGACCATACCCTTCCCCGTTCCTGTGGTGCTGGGCCATGAGGGCGCGGGGATCGTGCAAGCGGTGGGTGTGGGCGTCACCCATGTCCAGCCGGGTGACCATGTGTCGCTGTCCACGCTCGCCAACTGCGGGACCTGCGCCGAGTGCGACCGGGGGCGGCCCACGATGTGCCGCAAGGCGATCGGGATGCCGCAGCAGCCGTTCACGCGGGGCGGGCGGCCGCTGTACCAGTTCGCGGCCAACTCGGCTTTCGCGGAACGGACGTTGGTGAAGGCGGTCCAGGCGGTCCGTATCCCCGAGGACATTCCCTTGCCGTCGGCCGCGCTGATCGGCTGCGGGGTGCTGACGGGCGTGGGGGCCGTGCTCAACCGCGCACGGGTGGACCGGGGGGACACCGTCCTGGTGATCGGCACGGGCGGCATCGGCCTCAACGTCATCCAGGGCGCGCGGATCGCCGGCGCCCTGAAGATCGTCGCGGTCGACTCCAACCCGGCGAAGGAGCAGGTGGCCCGCCAGTTCGGCGCGACACACTTCCTGACCTCGACAGACACCGTCAAGGACATCCTCCCCACCGGCGCCAACCATGCCTTCGAATGCGTCGGCCGCGTCGAACTCATCCGCCAGGCCATCGACCTGCTGGACCGCCACGGCCAGGCGGTACTGCTCGGCGTACCCCCCTCGACCGCCGAGGCCTCCTTCCTCGTCTCCTCCATGTACCTGGACAAGTCGATCCTGGGCTGCCGCTACGGGTCCTCCCGCCCGCAACGCGACATCGCCCTGTACGCGGAGCTGTACCGCGAGGGCCGCCTACTGCTGGACGAGCTGGTGACGGAGACGTATCCGGTGGAGGACTTCGAGAAGGCGGTGGCGGATGCGCAGGGGGGCAGGGTGGCGCGGGCGGTGCTGACCTTCTAG
- a CDS encoding MarR family winged helix-turn-helix transcriptional regulator, which produces MPTSEQPLQPMSTDEEALVRELSRVMIALPRVVDADMMREQHMQLSEYTTLMFLSEAPHRLMRMSELAATGTLSLSGMTRIVTRLEKQGLVERVRCAEDARGWNAVLTDAGLARLEQAWPAHLASVRRHILDHVEGADLTQLISALRHFAT; this is translated from the coding sequence ATGCCGACCTCCGAGCAGCCACTGCAACCCATGAGTACGGACGAGGAAGCCCTCGTGCGCGAGCTCAGCCGGGTGATGATCGCCCTTCCTCGCGTGGTCGACGCCGACATGATGCGAGAGCAGCACATGCAACTCTCCGAGTACACGACACTGATGTTTCTGTCCGAGGCCCCGCACCGGCTGATGCGCATGAGCGAGCTCGCCGCCACCGGCACCCTCTCGCTGAGCGGGATGACCCGCATCGTCACCCGCTTGGAGAAGCAGGGGCTGGTCGAACGGGTCAGGTGCGCCGAGGACGCCCGAGGGTGGAACGCCGTCCTCACGGATGCGGGCCTCGCCCGGCTGGAACAGGCATGGCCCGCCCACCTGGCCAGCGTCCGGCGCCACATCCTCGACCACGTCGAGGGCGCCGACCTGACCCAACTCATCAGCGCACTGCGGCACTTCGCGACCTGA
- a CDS encoding GlxA family transcriptional regulator — translation MADQQAPPQQTSDRQAPPLRTPRQEASEHQPSSHQPSSRHRVVVLALDGLLPFELGIPQRIFGKARDADGRNLYDIVTCSIRPPGLVETDADFAVLVPNGPEALATADTVVIPASYELGPVHDEGVLTPELAAALAHIRPGTRLVSICTGGYVLAAAGYLDGRPATTHWMHAEHFQELFPKVRVDADVLFVDDGDVLTSAGVAAGIDLCVHLVRRDHGVAVANDVARRTVVPPHREGGQAQYIQRPVPEAQTATTTAARAWALARLAEPLQLRDMAEQESMSVRTFTRRFREEVGVSPGQWLTQQRVERARHLLESSTLSIDQVAHEAGFGTPQSMRQHLQTALGVTPTAYRRTFRAGNTSGIPDVHNDLLPSGS, via the coding sequence ATGGCCGACCAGCAGGCACCTCCGCAGCAGACGTCCGACCGGCAGGCACCCCCGCTCCGGACACCCCGGCAGGAGGCATCCGAGCACCAGCCCTCCTCGCACCAGCCCTCCTCCAGGCACCGTGTCGTCGTCCTCGCCCTCGACGGCCTGCTGCCCTTCGAGCTCGGCATCCCGCAGCGCATCTTCGGCAAGGCGCGCGACGCGGACGGCAGGAACCTGTACGACATCGTCACCTGCTCGATCCGCCCGCCCGGCCTCGTCGAGACGGACGCCGACTTCGCCGTCCTCGTCCCGAACGGCCCCGAGGCGCTGGCCACCGCCGACACCGTCGTGATCCCCGCCTCGTACGAGCTCGGCCCCGTCCACGACGAGGGCGTTCTCACCCCCGAACTGGCCGCCGCCCTCGCCCACATCCGCCCCGGCACCCGCCTCGTCTCCATCTGCACCGGCGGATACGTCCTCGCCGCGGCCGGCTATCTCGACGGCCGCCCGGCCACCACGCACTGGATGCACGCGGAGCACTTCCAGGAGCTCTTCCCGAAGGTCAGGGTCGACGCCGACGTCCTCTTCGTCGACGACGGCGACGTCCTGACCTCCGCCGGGGTCGCGGCCGGCATCGACCTGTGCGTCCATCTCGTACGCCGCGACCACGGCGTCGCCGTCGCCAACGACGTGGCCCGCCGCACCGTCGTACCGCCGCACCGCGAAGGCGGCCAGGCGCAGTACATCCAGCGCCCGGTCCCGGAGGCACAGACGGCCACCACCACCGCCGCCCGCGCCTGGGCCCTCGCCCGTCTCGCCGAGCCGCTGCAACTCCGCGACATGGCCGAGCAGGAGTCCATGTCCGTACGCACCTTCACGCGCCGTTTCCGCGAGGAGGTGGGCGTGAGCCCCGGCCAGTGGCTCACCCAACAACGTGTCGAACGCGCCCGCCACCTACTGGAGTCCAGCACCCTCTCCATCGACCAGGTGGCCCACGAAGCCGGCTTCGGCACACCCCAGTCGATGCGCCAACACCTGCAAACGGCCCTCGGCGTCACCCCCACCGCATACCGGCGCACCTTCCGCGCCGGAAACACGTCCGGGATCCCGGACGTCCACAACGACCTTCTCCCCAGCGGTAGTTGA
- a CDS encoding acetate--CoA ligase family protein — MLGSTHGTLTTDSRRARVIACGEQPSPVVHGRPAEVHDLDVSGRPLYAGVPDLDRFFRPESVAVIGASDAEGRPNTGITRQLIAWAERVGARLHPVHPTRQSVFGIPCLPSISDLPEQVDLAVLLVGDPLPVIEKLAEAKVKFAVAFASGFAETGAEGALAQARLATAVAGSGLRLLGPNTNLNAFEKFRDDLDGPAIALITQSGHQGRPVFAMQELGVRLSHWAPTGNEADLETADFISYFSERPEVGAIACYVEGLKDGRSFLLAADRAARRGVPVVAVKVGRTETGARTAASHTGKLTGADTVVDAAMRQFGVIRVDGLDELQDTAALLARARSPQADGVVVYSISGGTGAHFADLASGAGLSLPTLSADKQAELHEWIPEYLNVANPVDNGGHPVGDWRGRKIIDAILADPSVGVLICPITGPFPPMSDKLAQDLVDAAEQTDKLVCVVWGSPVGTEAAYRETLLGSSRVATFRTFANCITAVRAYLDHHRFAASYRSPFDEAPRTPSPSFRKAQALMRPGQQLSEHAAKQLLRAYGIRVPREQLVTSAAAAVRAASLIGYPLVMKASGAQIAHKTELGLVKLPLTSASQVRDAYRELTDIARYEGISLDGVLVCQMVERGVEMVVGVTHDELFGPTVTVGLGGVLVEVLRDTAVRVPPFGDDQARAMLAELRGRALLDGVRGAPPVDIDALVEVVIRVQRMALELGDDISELDINPLMVLGRGQGAVALDALVMCR, encoded by the coding sequence ATGCTTGGATCAACCCACGGCACCCTCACCACCGACTCCCGCCGGGCCCGGGTCATCGCCTGCGGCGAGCAACCCTCACCCGTCGTGCACGGCCGGCCGGCCGAGGTCCACGACCTGGACGTCAGCGGCCGTCCGCTCTACGCGGGCGTACCCGATCTGGACCGATTCTTCCGTCCCGAGTCCGTGGCCGTGATCGGCGCCTCGGACGCCGAGGGGCGGCCGAACACCGGCATCACGCGACAGCTGATCGCCTGGGCCGAGCGGGTCGGCGCGCGACTGCACCCGGTGCACCCCACCCGTCAGTCCGTCTTCGGCATCCCGTGTCTCCCTTCCATCTCGGACCTGCCCGAACAGGTCGACCTGGCCGTGCTTCTGGTCGGCGACCCTCTTCCCGTGATCGAGAAGCTGGCCGAGGCCAAGGTGAAGTTCGCGGTCGCCTTCGCCTCCGGGTTCGCCGAGACCGGAGCCGAGGGCGCCCTCGCACAGGCCCGGCTCGCCACCGCCGTCGCCGGCTCGGGGCTGCGGCTGCTCGGGCCCAACACCAACCTGAACGCCTTCGAGAAGTTCCGGGACGACCTCGACGGTCCGGCGATCGCGCTCATCACGCAGTCCGGGCACCAGGGCCGCCCGGTGTTCGCGATGCAGGAGCTGGGTGTGCGGCTCTCCCACTGGGCGCCCACCGGCAACGAGGCCGACCTGGAGACCGCCGACTTCATCTCCTACTTCTCCGAGCGGCCCGAGGTCGGTGCGATCGCCTGCTACGTCGAGGGCTTGAAGGACGGCCGCTCCTTTCTGCTCGCCGCCGACCGCGCCGCCCGGCGCGGCGTACCCGTCGTCGCGGTCAAGGTCGGCCGCACCGAGACCGGCGCCCGCACGGCCGCCTCACACACCGGCAAGCTGACCGGCGCCGACACGGTGGTGGACGCGGCGATGCGGCAGTTCGGCGTGATCCGCGTCGACGGGCTCGACGAACTCCAGGACACCGCAGCCCTGTTGGCGCGCGCCCGCTCCCCGCAGGCCGACGGGGTCGTCGTGTATTCGATCTCGGGCGGCACGGGTGCGCACTTCGCGGACCTGGCGAGCGGGGCCGGACTCTCCCTGCCCACGCTGTCGGCCGACAAGCAGGCCGAGCTGCACGAGTGGATACCCGAGTACCTGAACGTCGCCAACCCCGTCGACAACGGCGGCCACCCGGTGGGCGACTGGCGCGGCCGCAAAATCATCGACGCGATCCTCGCCGACCCGTCCGTCGGCGTGCTGATCTGCCCCATCACCGGGCCCTTCCCGCCGATGAGCGACAAGCTGGCGCAGGACCTGGTGGACGCGGCGGAGCAGACGGACAAGCTGGTCTGCGTGGTGTGGGGGTCGCCGGTCGGCACGGAGGCCGCGTACCGCGAGACGCTGCTCGGGTCGTCCCGGGTCGCCACCTTCCGTACGTTCGCCAACTGCATCACCGCCGTACGCGCCTATCTGGACCACCACCGGTTCGCCGCCTCGTACCGCTCCCCCTTCGACGAGGCGCCTCGCACCCCCTCGCCCTCCTTCCGCAAGGCGCAGGCGCTGATGCGGCCCGGGCAGCAGCTGAGCGAGCACGCGGCGAAGCAGCTGCTGCGGGCGTACGGGATCCGGGTGCCGCGCGAGCAGTTGGTGACCAGCGCTGCGGCCGCCGTGCGCGCGGCGAGCCTGATCGGCTACCCCCTCGTGATGAAGGCCTCCGGCGCGCAGATCGCCCACAAGACCGAACTCGGCCTGGTGAAGCTGCCCCTGACCTCCGCCAGCCAGGTCCGCGACGCCTATCGCGAGCTGACCGACATCGCGCGCTACGAGGGGATCTCGCTCGACGGGGTGCTCGTGTGCCAGATGGTCGAACGGGGCGTCGAGATGGTCGTCGGCGTCACGCACGACGAGCTCTTCGGACCGACCGTGACCGTCGGCCTCGGCGGCGTCCTCGTCGAGGTGCTCCGGGACACGGCCGTCCGCGTGCCCCCCTTCGGCGACGACCAGGCCCGCGCCATGCTCGCCGAGCTGCGCGGGCGGGCGCTTCTCGACGGGGTCCGCGGGGCCCCGCCCGTCGACATCGACGCGCTGGTGGAGGTCGTCATCCGCGTCCAGCGCATGGCGCTCGAACTCGGGGACGACATCTCGGAGCTGGACATCAATCCGCTGATGGTGCTGGGTCGGGGACAAGGAGCGGTGGCGTTGGACGCGCTGGTGATGTGCCGCTGA
- a CDS encoding enoyl-CoA hydratase/isomerase family protein, with amino-acid sequence MSDSPHVSPEKSLDSLILHATDNAVARITLNRPEAMNALTWDQRERVIALLAEASADPDVRAVVITGTGRGFCAGADLRGGPPAGERVPGDVARTIRLGAQRLISAVLDCEKPVIAAVNGTAAGIGAHLAFACDLVLAADSARFIEVFVRRGLVPDGGGAYLLPRLIGPQRAKELMFFGDALTAADAERFGLVNRVVPPEELEKTAREWAERLATGPTRALALTKQLVNASLDSDRAAAFAAEAAAQEINMTTADANEGVASFVERRDPKYRGR; translated from the coding sequence ATGTCCGACTCCCCCCATGTATCTCCCGAAAAGTCCCTCGACTCATTGATACTTCACGCCACTGACAACGCGGTCGCCCGGATCACCCTCAACCGGCCCGAGGCGATGAACGCCCTCACCTGGGACCAGCGGGAACGCGTGATCGCGCTGCTCGCGGAGGCCTCCGCGGACCCGGACGTACGAGCCGTCGTGATCACGGGGACGGGACGCGGCTTCTGTGCGGGCGCGGATCTGCGCGGGGGCCCGCCGGCCGGGGAACGGGTGCCCGGCGACGTCGCCCGTACGATCCGGCTCGGCGCCCAGCGGCTCATCTCCGCCGTCCTCGACTGCGAGAAGCCGGTGATCGCGGCGGTGAACGGCACGGCGGCCGGGATCGGCGCGCACCTCGCGTTCGCGTGCGACCTCGTACTCGCGGCGGATTCGGCCAGGTTCATCGAGGTGTTCGTACGCCGGGGCCTGGTCCCGGACGGCGGCGGCGCGTACCTCCTCCCCCGGCTGATCGGCCCGCAGCGTGCCAAGGAGCTGATGTTCTTCGGCGACGCGCTGACGGCGGCGGACGCGGAGCGGTTCGGCCTCGTCAACAGGGTCGTACCGCCTGAGGAGTTGGAGAAGACCGCGCGCGAGTGGGCCGAGCGGCTGGCCACCGGGCCGACCCGCGCGCTCGCTCTCACGAAACAGCTGGTCAACGCGTCGCTGGACAGTGACCGCGCGGCCGCCTTCGCCGCGGAGGCGGCGGCGCAGGAGATCAACATGACGACGGCGGACGCGAACGAGGGGGTCGCGAGTTTCGTGGAGCGGCGGGACCCGAAGTACCGGGGGCGTTGA
- a CDS encoding NADPH-dependent FMN reductase: protein MTKIGIILGSTRPGRNGAAVAQWVHEVAAQRTDAEFELVDLLDYKLPHLDEAYPPSLGQYTQPHTLSWAKKIASFDGYVMVTPEYNHSTSGALKNAIDFLYAEWNNKAVGFVSYGSAGGTRAVEHLRLIAGELQMADVRAQVALSLFTDFENFSVFKPTDFQRNSLTTTLDQVVAWSQALAPLRAG from the coding sequence ATGACCAAGATCGGGATCATCCTCGGCAGCACCCGCCCCGGACGCAACGGGGCGGCCGTCGCCCAGTGGGTGCACGAGGTCGCCGCACAGCGCACCGACGCGGAGTTCGAGCTCGTCGACCTGCTCGACTACAAGCTCCCCCACCTCGACGAGGCGTACCCGCCGTCGCTGGGCCAGTACACGCAGCCGCACACCCTGAGCTGGGCCAAGAAGATCGCCTCGTTCGACGGCTACGTCATGGTGACGCCGGAGTACAACCACTCCACCTCCGGTGCGCTGAAGAACGCCATCGACTTCCTCTACGCCGAGTGGAACAACAAGGCCGTCGGGTTCGTCAGCTACGGCTCGGCCGGCGGCACCCGCGCCGTGGAGCACCTGCGCCTGATAGCCGGCGAACTCCAGATGGCCGACGTGCGCGCCCAGGTCGCCCTGTCCCTGTTCACCGACTTCGAGAACTTCAGCGTGTTCAAGCCCACCGACTTCCAGCGCAACTCACTCACCACCACGCTGGACCAGGTCGTGGCATGGAGTCAGGCGTTGGCCCCGCTGCGCGCCGGCTGA
- a CDS encoding ester cyclase, giving the protein MGIDARGLAEGLFQILVAGDPALAADVVGDDFHNREAAVSPPACSLPGPAGVLASGAWMRSAFSDLRFPVVGMTGNDDQVWVRLRMQGRHTGPFVRFRDGALDQAIPPTRREIDFEQIHFLDIRDGRVVRHEAVRDDMTMLGQLGIFPPAPATALSMLAWRVSGRAARAAAHVTAQAAEAAALLRGNQI; this is encoded by the coding sequence ATGGGAATAGATGCCAGGGGTCTGGCCGAGGGACTTTTCCAGATCCTCGTGGCGGGTGATCCGGCGCTGGCCGCCGACGTGGTGGGCGACGACTTCCACAACCGCGAAGCGGCCGTGTCGCCCCCGGCCTGTTCACTTCCCGGGCCTGCGGGGGTTCTCGCCTCGGGTGCGTGGATGCGGTCGGCCTTCAGTGACCTGCGCTTCCCCGTCGTCGGTATGACCGGCAACGACGACCAGGTCTGGGTGCGGCTGCGTATGCAGGGCCGCCACACCGGCCCGTTCGTCCGCTTCCGCGACGGCGCCCTCGACCAGGCCATACCCCCCACGCGGCGCGAAATCGACTTCGAGCAGATTCACTTTCTCGACATCCGCGACGGCAGGGTGGTCCGACATGAAGCGGTGCGCGACGACATGACCATGCTGGGCCAGCTCGGCATCTTTCCTCCAGCACCGGCCACCGCGCTGAGCATGCTCGCCTGGCGGGTGTCCGGACGAGCCGCTCGCGCGGCCGCTCACGTCACGGCACAGGCGGCCGAAGCGGCCGCCCTGCTGCGGGGAAACCAGATCTGA
- a CDS encoding MFS transporter, whose translation MTQTTEAAEAAQKPGTSRQHRIHRAWFVAAVTFVTIIGAAAFRSLPGLLIDPLHQEFHWSRGTIGLAVSINLALYGLTAPFAATLMDRFGIRRVVAVALVVIALGSGLTVWMTAVWQLLLCWGLLVGLGSGSMALAFAATVTNRWFTEKRGLVTGILTAASASGQLIFLPVLSWIVTEHSWRPAAVTVSLAALAVVPFVWLLLRDHPADVGQKPYGATEFVEKPAPVPGAARRAVTVLLSAVRTGPFWLLAGTFAICGASTNGLIQTHFVPAAHDHGMPITAAASLLAVIGVFDVVGTIASGWFTDRFDPRRLLAVYYALRGISLLFLPMLLAETVHPPMIFFIVFYGLDWVATVPPTLALCREQYGEDSAIVFGWVLASHQIGAALVAFLGGVARDTFGSYNVVWYASGALCAAAALMALVIRRRRPVRAPLLAA comes from the coding sequence GTGACCCAGACGACCGAAGCCGCAGAGGCCGCTCAGAAGCCCGGTACCAGCAGACAGCACCGCATCCACCGTGCGTGGTTCGTCGCCGCCGTCACCTTCGTGACGATCATCGGCGCGGCGGCCTTCCGGTCGCTGCCGGGGCTGCTGATCGACCCGCTGCACCAGGAGTTCCACTGGTCGCGCGGCACGATCGGCTTGGCGGTGTCGATCAACCTCGCGCTGTACGGGCTGACGGCGCCGTTCGCCGCCACGCTGATGGACCGCTTCGGGATACGGCGGGTCGTCGCGGTCGCCCTGGTCGTCATCGCGCTCGGGTCGGGACTGACGGTGTGGATGACGGCGGTCTGGCAGTTGCTGTTGTGCTGGGGGCTGCTGGTCGGGCTCGGGTCCGGTTCGATGGCGCTCGCCTTCGCGGCGACGGTCACGAACCGCTGGTTCACGGAGAAGCGCGGCCTGGTGACGGGCATCCTCACGGCGGCCTCGGCCTCCGGTCAGCTGATCTTCCTGCCGGTGCTGTCGTGGATCGTCACCGAGCACAGCTGGCGTCCGGCCGCCGTGACGGTGTCCCTCGCGGCCCTCGCGGTGGTCCCCTTCGTATGGCTGCTGCTGCGGGACCACCCGGCGGACGTGGGCCAGAAGCCTTACGGCGCAACGGAGTTCGTCGAGAAGCCCGCCCCCGTGCCGGGCGCCGCCCGCCGCGCGGTGACGGTCCTCCTCTCCGCCGTCCGCACCGGCCCCTTCTGGCTGCTCGCCGGAACCTTCGCGATCTGCGGCGCCTCCACGAACGGCCTGATCCAGACGCACTTCGTGCCCGCCGCCCACGACCACGGCATGCCGATCACAGCAGCGGCCTCGCTCCTCGCGGTCATCGGCGTCTTCGACGTCGTCGGAACGATCGCCTCCGGCTGGTTCACCGACCGCTTCGACCCGCGCCGGCTGCTGGCGGTGTACTACGCCCTGCGCGGTATCTCGCTCCTCTTCCTGCCGATGCTGCTTGCCGAGACCGTGCACCCGCCGATGATCTTCTTCATCGTCTTCTACGGCCTCGACTGGGTCGCCACGGTCCCGCCCACCCTGGCCCTGTGCCGCGAGCAGTACGGCGAGGACAGCGCCATCGTCTTCGGCTGGGTCCTCGCCTCGCACCAGATCGGCGCCGCCCTCGTCGCCTTCCTCGGCGGCGTCGCCCGGGACACGTTCGGCTCGTACAACGTGGTCTGGTACGCGTCGGGGGCGCTGTGCGCGGCGGCGGCGCTGATGGCGCTGGTGATCCGGCGCAGGCGGCCCGTACGTGCGCCCCTGCTGGCGGCCTGA
- a CDS encoding LLM class flavin-dependent oxidoreductase, giving the protein MTDHSIDRTGDGDITLGLDTFGDVTNDADGAPLTHGQTIRGLVEEGVLADQVGLDHFAIGEHHTESMPLSAADIVLAAVAARTSRIRLGSAVTVISSDDPVRVFQRYATLDGVSGGRAEVILGRGSSTESFPIFGYDLNDYEELFEEKLGLFAELLREKPVTWSGKTRASLDGLAIYPRSESGAIPTWVGVGGSPQSVVRTARYGFSLMLAIIGGDTGRFAPFSQLFQQALEKFGQPRRPVGIHAPGHVAATDEQAQEEFLPAFEAVIRSVAAQRGFRTPTRESLLRDVGPGGALHVGSPETVARKIAATLKELGATRFDLKYGMNGMRHDALMTNIELYGTQVAPLVHEMMGS; this is encoded by the coding sequence ATGACCGACCACTCGATCGACCGAACCGGTGACGGAGACATCACGCTCGGCCTTGACACGTTCGGTGACGTGACGAACGACGCCGACGGCGCACCGCTCACGCACGGCCAGACCATTCGCGGTCTGGTCGAGGAAGGTGTCCTCGCCGACCAGGTCGGCCTGGACCACTTCGCCATCGGCGAGCACCACACGGAGTCCATGCCGCTGTCGGCCGCCGACATCGTGCTCGCGGCCGTCGCGGCACGCACATCACGTATCCGCCTGGGCTCGGCGGTCACGGTGATCAGCTCCGACGACCCCGTCCGGGTCTTCCAGCGCTACGCCACCCTCGACGGCGTCTCCGGCGGTCGCGCCGAGGTGATCCTCGGCAGGGGATCGAGCACCGAGTCCTTCCCGATCTTCGGCTATGACCTGAACGACTACGAGGAGCTGTTCGAGGAGAAGCTCGGCCTCTTTGCCGAGTTGCTGCGGGAGAAGCCGGTCACCTGGTCGGGCAAGACCCGCGCGTCGCTCGACGGCCTCGCCATCTACCCGCGCAGCGAGTCGGGAGCGATCCCGACCTGGGTCGGCGTCGGCGGCAGCCCCCAGTCGGTCGTCCGAACAGCCCGGTACGGGTTCTCGCTAATGCTCGCGATCATCGGGGGCGACACGGGCCGGTTCGCGCCGTTCTCCCAGTTGTTCCAGCAGGCGTTGGAGAAGTTCGGACAGCCCCGGCGGCCCGTCGGCATTCATGCGCCCGGCCATGTCGCGGCCACGGACGAGCAGGCGCAGGAGGAATTCCTGCCCGCCTTCGAAGCCGTGATCCGTAGCGTGGCCGCGCAGCGCGGTTTCCGCACTCCCACCCGCGAGAGCCTCCTGCGCGACGTGGGCCCCGGCGGCGCGCTGCATGTCGGATCCCCCGAAACCGTGGCCCGCAAGATCGCGGCGACGCTCAAGGAACTCGGCGCTACGCGCTTCGACCTGAAGTACGGCATGAACGGAATGCGGCACGACGCGCTCATGACCAACATCGAGCTGTACGGCACCCAGGTGGCACCTCTGGTGCACGAGATGATGGGCTCCTGA